A genomic region of Thermodesulfovibrio aggregans contains the following coding sequences:
- the recN gene encoding DNA repair protein RecN: MIEELRIKNFAIIDSLSIQLKEGFNVITGETGAGKSIIVDAIGVLLKEKISAADFVKHGKNEAIVEVVLGDVRISESDEDFVILKRVIPVNGKTKSYVNDSIYTSQGFVKVASQFINIHGQHEHTYLLRRENHIDFFDTITGLTEEVKNFTEIYEKVVKLREKVESLKNELIAKKQRKELIEFQLREIESAQLREGEEEELNEQRRILKNVLKLKELAEDAFSLLYDGKNSVHENLSKTLMVIKELLRFDSKAEEIKNLIESSLAQIDESIYSLRKLKDTYEPDPFTLEKIEERLTLINRLKSKYGSSVGEIIEYGKNIEKELSSISISEDEMKKLQEELVSLEAEMDKKAEEISMKRKKLAAKVETLVNEELKEVGFSNPRFEVKIREREIWPKGKDDLEFYFSANPGEPPKPLSKVASGGELSRLMLALKCVELKEAKKDIKSMTLIFDEIDSGVGGTVAENVGKRLRELARHHQVICVTHLPQIAAKAQHHLKVEKIIWDEKTTVKVELLNKAKRKEEIARMLSGRITESSLFHAEELLQG; encoded by the coding sequence ATGATTGAAGAATTAAGAATTAAAAACTTTGCAATCATTGATAGTCTCTCAATTCAGTTGAAAGAGGGGTTTAATGTTATTACCGGTGAGACAGGAGCTGGAAAATCAATAATTGTTGATGCAATTGGAGTTTTACTTAAAGAAAAAATATCAGCCGCTGATTTTGTAAAACACGGTAAAAATGAGGCTATTGTGGAGGTTGTGCTCGGTGATGTAAGGATTTCTGAGTCAGATGAGGATTTTGTAATTCTCAAGAGAGTCATCCCTGTTAATGGAAAAACAAAGTCTTATGTTAATGATTCAATTTATACATCTCAAGGATTTGTTAAAGTTGCATCCCAGTTTATAAACATTCATGGGCAGCATGAGCATACTTATCTTTTAAGGAGAGAGAATCACATTGATTTTTTTGACACAATCACAGGATTAACTGAAGAGGTAAAGAATTTTACCGAAATCTATGAAAAAGTTGTCAAATTAAGAGAAAAAGTTGAATCCCTAAAAAATGAACTTATCGCAAAAAAGCAGAGAAAGGAACTCATTGAGTTTCAACTTAGGGAGATTGAATCTGCCCAGCTCAGAGAGGGAGAAGAAGAGGAGTTGAATGAACAGAGGAGAATACTTAAAAATGTTCTTAAGCTTAAAGAGCTTGCTGAAGATGCATTCAGCCTTCTTTATGACGGTAAGAACTCAGTTCATGAAAATCTCTCTAAAACACTCATGGTTATCAAAGAACTTCTTCGTTTTGATTCAAAGGCAGAGGAGATAAAAAATCTTATTGAATCAAGTCTTGCACAGATTGATGAATCTATTTATTCTTTACGAAAACTAAAAGACACCTATGAGCCAGATCCTTTTACCCTTGAAAAAATAGAGGAAAGACTTACTCTTATAAACAGGCTTAAGTCTAAATATGGCAGTTCTGTTGGAGAGATTATTGAATACGGAAAAAACATAGAAAAGGAACTGAGCAGTATCAGTATTTCAGAGGATGAGATGAAAAAACTTCAGGAGGAGCTTGTAAGTCTGGAGGCTGAAATGGATAAAAAAGCAGAGGAGATTTCAATGAAGAGAAAAAAGCTTGCAGCAAAGGTTGAAACTCTGGTTAATGAAGAGCTTAAAGAGGTAGGATTCAGTAATCCCAGATTTGAAGTAAAGATCAGAGAAAGAGAAATATGGCCAAAAGGTAAAGACGATCTGGAGTTTTATTTTTCGGCAAATCCCGGAGAGCCACCAAAACCTCTGAGCAAGGTTGCCTCAGGAGGGGAACTTTCCCGTCTTATGCTTGCCCTTAAGTGTGTGGAACTAAAGGAGGCTAAAAAAGACATAAAATCAATGACTTTGATATTTGACGAGATTGATTCAGGAGTCGGAGGAACTGTGGCAGAAAATGTGGGTAAGCGACTTCGTGAACTTGCAAGGCATCATCAGGTAATTTGCGTAACTCATCTTCCACAGATTGCAGCAAAAGCTCAGCATCATCTGAAAGTGGAAAAAATTATATGGGATGAGAAGACTACTGTAAAAGTTGAATTGCTAAATAAAGCTAAGAGAAAAGAAGAAATCGCCCGCATGCTGAGCGGAAGGATTACGGAAAGTTCACTCTTTCACGCTGAGGAACTCCTTCAGGGTTGA
- the hepT gene encoding type VII toxin-antitoxin system HepT family RNase toxin → MVISSLNIKRIINLIGFIEECLNELRSFQVMDEEEFLSDKRNPAFVESYLRRTLEAIFDIGRHILAKTYGYKELEYKKIAKELGKKGIVTQELSEKLFMMAGYRNRMVHFYREITPAELFKIVRNNLNDIEEFLRQIRNFINAYLKETQP, encoded by the coding sequence ATGGTTATTTCCAGTTTGAATATAAAGCGAATAATTAATCTAATTGGCTTTATTGAGGAATGCCTCAATGAATTAAGGTCATTTCAAGTCATGGATGAAGAGGAATTTCTTTCCGATAAGAGAAATCCAGCTTTTGTTGAAAGCTATCTTAGAAGAACTCTTGAAGCTATATTTGATATTGGCAGACACATTCTGGCAAAAACCTACGGTTATAAAGAGCTTGAATATAAAAAAATTGCCAAAGAACTGGGTAAGAAGGGAATTGTCACACAGGAACTTTCAGAAAAACTATTTATGATGGCAGGTTATCGTAATAGAATGGTTCATTTTTACAGAGAAATAACTCCAGCAGAGTTATTTAAGATTGTCAGGAATAATCTCAACGATATAGAGGAATTTCTAAGACAAATACGAAATTTCATTAATGCCTATCTTAAAGAAACTCAACCCTGA
- a CDS encoding nucleotidyltransferase domain-containing protein codes for MLSITEIAEKYKISMIYLFGSQAEAGKRYIDGYEVSSEPYSDLDVAVYFEELPDNPILTYGELYRDFSILFEPFEIDLVFMHEQDSLFQYEIIKGIRIYAKDENFADEYEELIMKKASDLAFKQKEFIEDILEAIDNGYFQFEYKANN; via the coding sequence ATGCTTTCAATTACTGAAATTGCCGAAAAATACAAAATTTCTATGATTTATCTTTTTGGCTCTCAGGCTGAGGCAGGTAAGAGATATATTGATGGATATGAGGTTTCTTCAGAGCCTTACTCAGACCTCGATGTTGCCGTTTATTTTGAAGAACTCCCTGATAATCCAATTCTCACCTATGGAGAGCTTTACAGGGATTTCTCAATTCTCTTTGAGCCTTTTGAGATAGACCTCGTATTCATGCATGAGCAGGACTCACTTTTCCAGTATGAGATAATAAAGGGAATCCGTATTTATGCAAAAGATGAAAATTTTGCCGATGAATACGAAGAACTTATCATGAAAAAAGCTTCTGATCTGGCTTTCAAGCAAAAAGAATTTATAGAAGACATTTTAGAGGCAATAGATAATGGTTATTTCCAGTTTGAATATAAAGCGAATAATTAA
- the leuS gene encoding leucine--tRNA ligase: MRQNYDFKTIEKKWQDEWLKNRVFEVDESPSKPKFYCLEMFPYPSGKIHMGHVRNYAIGDVIARYKRMKGFSVLHPMGWDAFGLPAENAAIKHGVHPAKWTYENIEYMKSQLIKLGLSYDWRREVTTCTPEYYRWNQWIFLKLYEKGLAYRKSSFVNWCPSCATVLANEQVIDGACWRCESSVEQKELEQWFLKITAYAEELLKDCDRLTGWPEKVLTMQRNWIGKSEGVEVDFPIEGMNEVLRIFTTRPDTIFGVTFMCISPEHPLAERLCDDKEALKKIRKLQREPEVKEGVFTGRYAINPLNGEKVPIWIANFVLMEYGTGAIMSVPAHDQRDFEFAVRYGLPIKVVIKPVDKDLTEPLTEAYEEEGVMVNSGAFSGLPSKEGKKAVADYIEQKGLGKKTVNYRLRDWGISRQRYWGTPIPIIYCDHCGIVPVPEEDLPVILPENVNLTGKGESPLKYVDEFYRTKCPRCGRDARRETDTMDTFVDSSWYFVRYCSLREEEAFHREKIKYWMPVDQYIGGIEHAVLHLLYARFFTKVLRDLGIVPFDEPFQRLLTQGMVCMESYRCPEHEWLFPKEVKDGKCIHCGKPVSVGRVEKMSKSKKNIVDPDEMIETYGTDTVRVFTLFAAPPEKDLEWSSQGVEGAHRFLKRVYALVYKHHKWLKEIDSDLEPSTRHSEAQRAEESPSSILSLIHRTIKRVTLDIEKEYQFNTAIARLMEFVNEVYNYEPKTDEERRVFKLALKNFLILLSPFAPHIAEELWRESGEKGFILEQPWPPYDEELAREQMIELVVQINGKVRSKMMIPQGMTDEEVVKIALDDEKVKQWIDGKEILKVIPVKGKLVNIVVKG, from the coding sequence ATGAGGCAAAACTATGATTTTAAAACCATAGAGAAAAAGTGGCAGGATGAATGGCTCAAAAACAGAGTTTTTGAAGTTGACGAGTCTCCTTCAAAGCCTAAATTTTACTGTCTTGAGATGTTTCCATATCCGTCAGGGAAAATTCACATGGGGCATGTGCGTAACTATGCAATTGGTGATGTTATTGCAAGATACAAAAGGATGAAAGGCTTTAGTGTGCTTCATCCAATGGGATGGGATGCCTTCGGACTTCCTGCTGAAAACGCAGCCATAAAACACGGTGTACATCCAGCAAAATGGACATACGAAAACATAGAATACATGAAATCCCAGCTTATAAAACTTGGCTTGAGCTATGACTGGAGACGTGAGGTAACCACATGCACTCCTGAATACTACCGATGGAATCAATGGATATTTCTCAAGCTTTATGAAAAGGGGCTTGCCTACAGAAAATCATCCTTTGTTAACTGGTGCCCTTCCTGTGCAACAGTTCTTGCCAATGAGCAGGTGATTGATGGTGCCTGCTGGAGATGTGAATCCTCTGTTGAGCAAAAGGAGCTTGAGCAGTGGTTTCTGAAAATCACTGCATATGCTGAAGAGTTACTCAAGGACTGTGACAGGCTCACTGGCTGGCCTGAGAAGGTTCTCACAATGCAACGTAACTGGATTGGAAAAAGTGAAGGCGTTGAGGTTGACTTTCCAATTGAGGGAATGAATGAAGTCTTGAGAATCTTTACAACCCGTCCTGATACGATCTTTGGTGTAACTTTTATGTGTATCTCACCAGAGCATCCACTTGCTGAGAGACTTTGTGATGACAAGGAGGCTTTAAAAAAAATAAGAAAGCTTCAGCGTGAGCCTGAAGTCAAAGAAGGAGTATTCACAGGCAGATACGCAATAAATCCTCTTAATGGAGAAAAAGTTCCCATATGGATTGCCAATTTTGTGCTAATGGAGTATGGAACAGGTGCAATAATGAGTGTTCCAGCCCATGACCAGAGGGATTTTGAATTTGCCGTAAGATACGGACTCCCCATAAAAGTCGTTATAAAGCCTGTGGATAAAGATTTGACCGAACCTCTCACAGAGGCATATGAAGAAGAGGGAGTCATGGTTAACTCAGGAGCATTTTCAGGTCTTCCATCAAAAGAGGGCAAGAAAGCAGTGGCAGACTACATTGAGCAAAAAGGTCTTGGCAAGAAAACAGTCAATTACAGACTTCGTGACTGGGGAATCTCAAGACAGCGCTACTGGGGTACACCAATTCCAATAATATACTGTGATCACTGTGGCATTGTTCCTGTGCCTGAAGAAGATTTACCGGTTATTCTTCCTGAAAATGTGAACCTAACAGGCAAGGGTGAGTCTCCTCTTAAATATGTCGATGAATTTTACAGGACAAAATGTCCACGCTGTGGCAGAGATGCCCGAAGAGAAACTGACACTATGGATACCTTTGTCGATTCCTCATGGTATTTTGTAAGATACTGCTCTCTTCGTGAGGAAGAAGCTTTTCACAGAGAAAAAATAAAATACTGGATGCCCGTTGACCAGTACATTGGTGGAATTGAGCATGCAGTGCTTCATCTGCTTTATGCAAGATTTTTTACAAAGGTGCTTCGTGATCTTGGGATTGTTCCCTTTGATGAACCCTTTCAGAGGCTTCTTACTCAGGGAATGGTTTGCATGGAAAGTTATCGCTGTCCTGAACACGAATGGCTTTTCCCAAAAGAAGTGAAGGATGGAAAATGCATTCACTGTGGAAAGCCTGTTTCTGTGGGCAGGGTTGAAAAGATGTCAAAGTCAAAGAAAAACATCGTTGACCCAGATGAGATGATAGAGACTTACGGAACAGACACAGTAAGAGTCTTCACCCTTTTTGCAGCTCCACCTGAAAAAGACCTTGAGTGGTCCTCTCAGGGAGTTGAAGGCGCACACAGATTTCTAAAGAGAGTTTATGCCCTTGTTTATAAACATCATAAATGGTTAAAAGAGATAGATAGTGATTTAGAGCCTTCTACCCGTCATTCCGAGGCACAACGTGCCGAGGAATCTCCATCCTCTATCCTCAGCCTCATACACAGAACAATAAAGCGTGTAACCCTTGACATTGAAAAGGAATATCAGTTCAACACAGCAATTGCAAGGCTTATGGAGTTTGTAAACGAGGTTTACAACTATGAACCAAAAACCGACGAAGAACGCCGAGTATTCAAATTAGCCCTCAAAAACTTTCTTATACTTCTCAGTCCCTTTGCACCACACATTGCTGAGGAGCTATGGAGAGAGAGCGGTGAAAAGGGATTCATCCTTGAACAACCCTGGCCACCATACGATGAAGAGCTTGCCAGAGAGCAGATGATTGAGCTTGTTGTCCAGATAAACGGCAAAGTTCGTTCAAAGATGATGATTCCTCAGGGCATGACCGATGAAGAAGTTGTAAAAATAGCCCTTGATGATGAAAAAGTAAAGCAGTGGATAGATGGAAAAGAAATCCTCAAAGTAATTCCTGTCAAAGGCAAACTCGTAAATATTGTTGTTAAGGGTTAA
- a CDS encoding cytochrome c biogenesis CcdA family protein — protein MNEITFTTSFIGGFISFFSPCILPLLPVYVSLFSGLSVTEIYQGSSKLRILFHTLLFIAGFSTVYLALGAGSSFLGSLFFDYQDYLRVAGGIMLVLFGFLLIGLIKSGIFMREFRLNIKLQKFGTPVGAFLVGVGFAAGWSPCIGPVLGSILIYSSMSGSVLTGMKMLGAYSLGIAIPFLISSVLIDTAMRYLRKFMKVFKWINYIIGVLLIILGLVMILGIFNI, from the coding sequence ATGAACGAGATAACATTTACTACCTCTTTTATAGGAGGATTTATAAGCTTTTTTTCTCCCTGTATTTTACCTTTACTTCCTGTATATGTCTCTCTTTTTTCTGGACTTTCAGTAACTGAGATTTATCAGGGTAGTTCTAAACTTCGTATTTTGTTTCACACTCTTTTATTCATTGCTGGTTTTTCAACAGTATATCTTGCTCTTGGAGCAGGAAGTTCTTTTCTTGGAAGTCTTTTTTTTGACTATCAGGATTATCTGAGAGTAGCTGGTGGTATTATGTTAGTTCTATTTGGTTTTCTTCTTATTGGACTCATAAAATCTGGAATTTTTATGCGAGAGTTCAGACTCAATATAAAACTACAGAAATTTGGCACACCAGTAGGTGCTTTTTTAGTTGGAGTTGGTTTTGCTGCAGGATGGTCTCCCTGCATAGGTCCTGTTCTTGGAAGTATTCTAATCTATTCAAGCATGAGCGGAAGTGTGTTAACAGGTATGAAAATGCTTGGAGCATATTCACTTGGGATAGCAATACCCTTTTTAATTTCTTCTGTCCTGATTGATACAGCCATGCGATATTTGAGAAAATTTATGAAAGTTTTTAAATGGATTAACTATATAATCGGAGTTTTGCTCATAATTCTCGGATTGGTAATGATTTTGGGCATCTTCAATATTTGA
- a CDS encoding MogA/MoaB family molybdenum cofactor biosynthesis protein, translating to MKYRVAIITVSDKGSKGQREDLSGKVIEEIVSQWAEVVFYRIVPDEKEEIKQAILEAVSHADLVLTNGGTGLYPRDVTPDATLEVIEKEVPGIAEAMRIAGLAKTKTAMLSRAVAGIRGRTLIINLPGSPKAVKESLEAIIDALPHAIDKLKGDPTECGR from the coding sequence ATGAAATACAGAGTTGCTATAATTACAGTCTCTGATAAAGGTTCAAAGGGACAGAGAGAGGACCTAAGCGGAAAAGTTATTGAAGAGATAGTCTCCCAATGGGCAGAGGTTGTTTTTTATAGGATAGTTCCCGATGAAAAGGAAGAGATAAAACAGGCAATTCTTGAGGCAGTCTCTCATGCAGATTTAGTTCTTACCAATGGAGGTACAGGACTTTATCCAAGAGATGTAACTCCAGATGCAACCCTTGAAGTCATTGAAAAGGAAGTGCCGGGAATTGCTGAAGCGATGAGAATAGCAGGTCTTGCAAAAACAAAGACAGCCATGCTCTCAAGGGCAGTTGCAGGAATCAGAGGAAGAACTCTAATAATTAATCTTCCGGGAAGTCCAAAAGCTGTAAAGGAATCTTTAGAAGCCATTATAGATGCACTTCCCCATGCAATTGATAAACTCAAAGGCGATCCCACCGAGTGTGGTAGATGA
- a CDS encoding MOSC domain-containing protein, which produces MQGVVVSINISKNKGTTKQSIKEAMVIENYGIEGDAHASSHWHRQISLLALESIQKMMDKGLTLNYGDFAENITTKGIELLSLPVGTKLQIGEVILEITQHGKSCHSKCEIFKIVGNCIMPKEGIFAKVLKGGKIKVGDEIKVL; this is translated from the coding sequence ATGCAAGGAGTTGTGGTTTCAATAAACATAAGTAAAAATAAAGGCACAACAAAACAGTCTATAAAAGAGGCAATGGTTATTGAGAATTACGGGATTGAAGGAGATGCCCATGCAAGCTCCCACTGGCATAGACAGATAAGCCTATTAGCGCTTGAAAGCATTCAAAAAATGATGGATAAAGGCTTAACCCTGAATTACGGAGATTTTGCAGAAAATATTACCACTAAGGGAATAGAGTTGCTCAGTCTTCCTGTTGGTACAAAATTACAGATTGGTGAAGTAATTTTAGAGATTACACAGCATGGCAAAAGCTGTCACAGTAAATGTGAAATTTTTAAAATTGTTGGTAACTGTATTATGCCAAAAGAGGGTATCTTTGCAAAGGTTTTAAAGGGAGGAAAAATTAAAGTGGGAGATGAGATTAAAGTATTATGA
- a CDS encoding universal stress protein, translating into MKVEKIYVALDFKSATKSVLSHALWLSQTFDCKKLCLFHIMEYTLTPPAYLMPYINKEKQKAEATLKSLVEEIAIYKLDVDIKVVFGRLIESIKEVIKDEKAIAAIGFKTHITRPSTSERILKGLRIPVLIVKGEDFKEISPQAIKVKRILCPIDFSSYSLRALEIAKEVAKKWNCQLKVLHVVPEQKIKMIIEEPSEVEKYIENLREEASGEIEKIDKNLQYEILSGSPAEEILKKSKETDLIVIGSKGRSYTEAVIIGSVAEAVIKNSSTPVLLVH; encoded by the coding sequence ATGAAAGTAGAAAAAATCTATGTAGCCTTAGACTTCAAATCTGCTACCAAAAGCGTGCTTTCCCATGCATTGTGGCTCTCTCAAACCTTTGACTGTAAAAAACTCTGTCTTTTTCACATCATGGAATATACTCTTACTCCACCGGCATATCTTATGCCTTACATTAACAAAGAAAAGCAGAAAGCTGAGGCAACCCTGAAATCGCTGGTTGAAGAAATTGCCATATATAAATTAGATGTGGATATTAAAGTGGTCTTTGGAAGACTTATTGAGAGCATAAAGGAAGTAATCAAAGATGAAAAAGCTATTGCTGCAATAGGATTTAAGACACATATTACAAGACCTTCCACATCAGAAAGGATTCTCAAAGGACTTAGAATACCTGTTTTGATTGTAAAAGGAGAAGATTTTAAAGAAATCAGCCCTCAAGCAATAAAGGTAAAGAGAATTTTATGTCCTATTGATTTTTCTTCCTATTCTTTGAGAGCTCTTGAGATTGCAAAGGAAGTAGCAAAAAAATGGAACTGTCAATTAAAAGTTTTACATGTTGTGCCAGAGCAAAAGATAAAAATGATTATTGAAGAACCTTCAGAAGTGGAAAAATACATTGAAAATCTCAGGGAGGAAGCTTCAGGAGAGATTGAAAAAATTGATAAAAACTTGCAGTATGAAATTTTATCAGGCAGTCCTGCAGAGGAGATTCTTAAAAAATCAAAAGAGACTGATTTAATTGTTATTGGTTCTAAAGGAAGATCTTACACTGAGGCAGTGATAATAGGAAGTGTTGCTGAAGCGGTGATAAAGAATTCTTCAACTCCTGTTTTGCTTGTTCATTAG
- a CDS encoding MTH1187 family thiamine-binding protein — MIAQFSIVPLGVGVSVSDYVAKVIKIVDESGISYKLHAMGTILEGDWDEVMALIKRCRDALMEEVERVVIDIKIDDRKGAKGRIEAKVKSVEEKLGRTVKK; from the coding sequence ATGATTGCCCAATTTAGCATAGTTCCATTAGGAGTGGGTGTAAGTGTCAGCGACTATGTGGCAAAGGTAATAAAAATTGTTGATGAAAGTGGAATTTCCTATAAACTTCACGCAATGGGGACAATTTTAGAGGGAGATTGGGATGAAGTAATGGCTCTCATTAAAAGGTGTAGAGATGCATTGATGGAAGAGGTGGAAAGAGTTGTGATTGACATTAAGATTGATGACAGAAAAGGTGCTAAAGGAAGAATTGAGGCAAAGGTTAAATCTGTTGAGGAAAAACTCGGTCGCACGGTGAAAAAATGA
- a CDS encoding type I glyceraldehyde-3-phosphate dehydrogenase, protein MILGINGLGRIGKLTLWHHIGRKHFSQIIVNLGRKAGQSLKDVAFYIEHDSTYGRLHNYLYGYRSKSVIEKIDEANSTIVIDGVPVKILTESRNPKEIGWEKYGARLVVDTTGKFLDPTLPSDAKDGSVRGHLESGAYKVIVSAPFKIKDKTKDIPDDSVTVIMGINEEMYDSKKHIIISGASCTTTCLAHMMKPLLDYFGPERILSVSMATVHAVTASQQVLDRVPKTDAKDLRKIRSAMNNIILTSTGAAKTLALVLPEMKNIGFIAQSVRVPIVTGSLIILVVAFRDEESNIIDGDLINRIYKEAAEREKRGYLLFTEDQKVSTDIVGYFGPAAIIEGSETHTRTAMITLDISKMCNIGSPVTDKLQIPVTQAVIYGWYDNELGSYTNMLGDLTVKVAEDVY, encoded by the coding sequence ATGATTTTAGGAATTAATGGTTTAGGAAGGATTGGTAAACTTACCCTGTGGCATCATATTGGAAGAAAGCATTTTTCTCAGATTATTGTTAATCTCGGTAGAAAAGCTGGACAATCACTAAAAGACGTGGCTTTTTATATTGAGCATGACTCTACCTATGGCAGACTTCACAATTACCTTTATGGCTATCGTTCAAAATCAGTCATAGAAAAAATTGACGAGGCAAATTCAACAATTGTAATAGATGGAGTTCCGGTAAAAATTCTTACAGAAAGTAGAAATCCTAAGGAAATTGGATGGGAAAAGTATGGTGCAAGGCTTGTGGTTGACACAACAGGAAAGTTTCTTGATCCCACTTTACCCTCTGATGCAAAAGATGGCTCAGTAAGAGGACATCTTGAATCCGGTGCATACAAGGTCATAGTGAGTGCTCCTTTTAAAATTAAAGATAAAACAAAGGACATTCCCGATGACTCAGTTACAGTAATAATGGGCATTAATGAAGAAATGTATGACAGCAAAAAGCACATCATTATTTCCGGCGCTTCCTGCACAACAACTTGTCTGGCTCATATGATGAAGCCCTTACTTGATTACTTCGGGCCAGAGAGAATTCTCAGTGTTTCAATGGCAACAGTTCATGCAGTAACAGCATCTCAGCAGGTACTTGACAGAGTTCCAAAGACAGATGCAAAGGATTTAAGAAAAATCCGCTCTGCCATGAACAACATTATTCTCACAAGCACAGGAGCTGCCAAAACTCTTGCACTTGTTTTACCTGAGATGAAAAACATTGGGTTTATTGCCCAATCTGTAAGAGTGCCAATTGTAACCGGTTCATTGATAATACTTGTTGTAGCATTTAGAGATGAAGAGAGCAATATAATTGATGGAGACCTGATAAACAGGATTTACAAGGAAGCAGCTGAAAGAGAAAAAAGAGGTTATCTGCTTTTCACAGAGGATCAAAAAGTATCAACAGACATAGTTGGATACTTTGGCCCTGCAGCAATAATTGAAGGAAGTGAGACACATACAAGAACAGCAATGATTACACTTGATATATCAAAGATGTGCAACATTGGCTCACCTGTCACTGATAAACTTCAGATTCCCGTAACTCAGGCTGTTATTTATGGTTGGTATGACAATGAGCTTGGCAGCTACACAAACATGCTTGGTGACCTTACAGTAAAAGTCGCTGAGGATGTATACTGA